The following proteins are encoded in a genomic region of Thermodesulfobacteriota bacterium:
- the nifH gene encoding nitrogenase iron protein, with the protein MRKVAIYGKGGIGKSTTTQNTVAGLAEMGKKVMVVGCDPKADSTRLLLGGLAQKSVLDTLREEGEDVELDDVARPGYGNTVCVESGGPEPGVGCAGRGIITSINLLEQLGAYEEDKDLDYVFYDVLGDVVCGGFAMPIREGKAEEIYIVVSGEMMAMYAANNICKGIQKYAQAGGVRLGGLICNSRQVDNEEEMIKALAKQLGTQMLYFLPRDNQVQRAEINRKTVIDYTPEHEQAQHYRNLAQAMDGNDMFVVPKPLPIAGLEKLLMDYGLFG; encoded by the coding sequence CGCGATCTACGGCAAGGGCGGTATCGGCAAGTCCACCACCACCCAGAACACGGTGGCCGGGCTCGCGGAGATGGGCAAGAAGGTGATGGTCGTGGGGTGCGACCCCAAGGCCGACTCCACGCGGCTGCTCCTCGGGGGCCTCGCCCAGAAGAGCGTGCTCGACACCCTGCGGGAGGAGGGGGAGGACGTGGAACTCGACGACGTGGCGCGGCCGGGTTACGGGAACACGGTGTGCGTCGAGTCCGGGGGGCCGGAGCCGGGCGTGGGCTGTGCCGGGCGCGGCATCATCACCTCGATCAACCTCCTGGAGCAGCTCGGCGCCTACGAGGAGGACAAGGATCTCGACTATGTCTTCTACGACGTGCTCGGCGACGTGGTCTGCGGCGGGTTTGCCATGCCCATCCGCGAGGGCAAGGCCGAGGAGATCTACATCGTGGTCTCCGGCGAGATGATGGCCATGTACGCGGCCAACAACATCTGCAAGGGCATCCAGAAGTACGCCCAGGCCGGCGGCGTGCGCCTGGGGGGCCTCATCTGCAACAGCCGCCAGGTGGACAACGAAGAAGAGATGATCAAGGCCCTGGCCAAGCAGCTCGGAACCCAGATGCTCTACTTCCTCCCCCGCGACAACCAGGTGCAGCGGGCCGAGATCAACAGGAAGACCGTGATCGACTACACCCCGGAGCACGAGCAGGCCCAGCACTATCGGAACCTCGCCCAGGCCATGGACGGCAACGACATGTTCGTCGTCCCCAAGCCCCTCCCCATCGCGGGGCTGGAGAAGCTCCTGATGGATTACGGATTGTTTGGGTAG
- a CDS encoding (2Fe-2S) ferredoxin domain-containing protein: MEKPRYHLLICSSFRGTEPKGVCHAKGAQGLLPYLESELADRGLDALVSSTSCLKVCDNGPAMVVYPEGHWYGGVTQDAVDAILDALEEGGVAEEHLL, encoded by the coding sequence ATGGAAAAGCCCCGATACCACCTCCTCATCTGTTCCAGCTTCCGCGGCACCGAGCCCAAGGGCGTCTGTCACGCCAAGGGCGCCCAGGGGCTCCTGCCCTACCTGGAGTCGGAGCTCGCCGACCGGGGGCTCGACGCCCTGGTCTCGAGCACGAGCTGCCTCAAGGTCTGCGACAACGGCCCCGCCATGGTGGTCTACCCCGAGGGCCACTGGTACGGCGGCGTCACCCAAGACGCCGTGGACGCCATCCTCGACGCCCTGGAAGAGGGCGGGGTGGCGGAGGAACACTTGCTGTGA
- a CDS encoding DNA repair helicase XPB: MSKPRPDNPLIVQGGGMVLLDLHSPRADTARQRLAAFAELVRSPEHVHTYRIDALSVWNARAAGLSAEAMAETLEDCAKYPLPEGYRSQLLELASRYGRVVLGPGEKGPVLHTDTQALAVLLAADAGVAPLLGDRVGPCAFSFAPRDRGWLKQALTAAGFPAEDLCGYEDGDRLAVELRDGRHPAPSFALRPYQEEAAAAFLGSSGRPGGSGVVVLPCGAGKTVVGLAVVAALSQQALVLCTSNTAVAQWRRELLSKTTVRAEDVAEYSGERKEVGPITLATYQMVTWRPAKDADFPHLALLDVRRFGLIVYDEVHVVPAPIFRATAGLQARRRLGLTATLVREDGREADVFSLIGPKRFDIPWRILEDQGFVAQAACTELRVALSPERELAYARAPRRAQFRVAAENERKEALAAELLDRHPGSRALVIGEYLSQLETLARTLGAPLVSGKTPEPERRRLFDSFRQGGVSRLVLSRVGNFALDLPDADLLIQVSGTYGSRQEEAQRLGRILRPKADGRVAHFYTLVSRHTCEEDFAGNRQRFLTEQGYAYRLEVAGSP, encoded by the coding sequence GTGAGCAAGCCCCGGCCGGACAACCCGCTGATCGTCCAGGGCGGCGGCATGGTGCTCCTGGACCTCCATAGCCCCAGGGCCGACACCGCACGCCAGCGGCTTGCGGCCTTCGCCGAGTTGGTGCGGAGCCCCGAGCACGTCCATACCTATCGGATCGACGCCCTCTCCGTCTGGAACGCGCGAGCGGCGGGCCTCAGTGCCGAGGCGATGGCCGAGACCCTGGAGGACTGCGCCAAGTACCCGCTGCCCGAGGGGTACCGCTCGCAGCTCTTGGAGCTCGCCAGCCGTTACGGGCGGGTAGTCCTCGGCCCCGGAGAGAAGGGACCTGTGCTGCACACCGACACCCAGGCACTGGCCGTGCTCCTCGCGGCCGACGCCGGGGTCGCTCCCCTACTGGGGGACCGAGTCGGCCCGTGCGCGTTTTCCTTCGCCCCTCGGGACCGCGGCTGGCTCAAGCAGGCCCTCACGGCGGCAGGCTTCCCGGCCGAGGACCTGTGCGGCTACGAGGACGGCGACCGGTTGGCCGTCGAGCTCCGCGACGGCAGGCACCCGGCACCGTCCTTCGCCTTGCGGCCGTACCAGGAGGAGGCCGCGGCCGCCTTCCTCGGTTCCTCCGGCCGACCTGGAGGAAGCGGCGTGGTCGTGCTCCCCTGCGGCGCCGGAAAGACGGTGGTCGGTCTGGCGGTCGTAGCGGCCCTGTCGCAGCAGGCGCTCGTCCTTTGCACCAGCAACACCGCGGTGGCCCAGTGGCGCCGGGAGCTTCTCTCGAAGACGACCGTCCGGGCCGAGGACGTGGCGGAGTACTCGGGCGAGAGGAAAGAGGTGGGGCCAATCACCCTCGCCACCTACCAGATGGTCACCTGGCGGCCGGCTAAGGACGCCGACTTCCCTCACCTCGCCCTCTTGGACGTCCGGCGGTTCGGGCTCATCGTCTACGACGAGGTGCACGTGGTGCCGGCCCCCATCTTCCGGGCCACGGCGGGGCTGCAGGCACGGCGGCGCCTGGGGCTCACGGCGACGCTCGTGCGAGAAGACGGCCGCGAAGCCGACGTATTCTCCCTCATCGGCCCCAAGCGCTTCGACATCCCATGGCGGATCCTCGAGGACCAGGGGTTCGTAGCCCAGGCCGCGTGCACGGAGCTGCGCGTCGCTCTGTCGCCCGAGCGCGAGCTCGCCTACGCGCGGGCGCCGCGGCGGGCCCAGTTCCGGGTCGCTGCGGAAAATGAGCGCAAAGAGGCGCTCGCCGCCGAGCTTCTCGACCGCCACCCCGGAAGCCGGGCGCTCGTGATCGGCGAGTACCTCTCGCAGCTCGAGACCCTGGCTCGCACCCTCGGCGCGCCCCTCGTGAGCGGCAAGACCCCCGAACCGGAGCGCCGGCGGCTCTTCGACTCCTTCCGCCAAGGCGGCGTGAGCCGCCTCGTGCTCTCCCGGGTGGGCAACTTCGCCCTGGACCTGCCGGACGCGGACCTCCTGATCCAGGTCTCGGGCACCTACGGTTCCCGCCAGGAAGAGGCCCAGCGTCTGGGCCGGATCCTTCGCCCCAAGGCCGACGGCCGGGTCGCCCATTTCTACACCCTCGTCTCCCGGCACACCTGCGAAGAGGACTTCGCGGGGAACCGCCAGCGGTTCCTCACCGAGCAGGGATACGCCTACCGGTTGGAGGTGGCCGGCTCCCCGTGA
- a CDS encoding DUF6880 family protein encodes MRRKADVLEHTIEAALRPGCFVAYGESWSFVTGLEEVAALIGALAGTEPARAAALYETFLAGCHEKAEEVDDSGGVFGQFVEALFLGWVKARRAAGADPDETSARLLAWMEEDPYGFCHGLEKELVRMLDRPGLAAFGRQVRERFDAVSQEPAKGGSSVRDAAYRRRRWGEVLRAVYKAQRNDTAYLALAEAAGLTPEDCHALATILVARRKPGEALAWAERGIGLAGQGPRGFMSTVELTNLRRQLLTKLGRGGEALEHAWAAYREHPSEHAYDELMELVAKADRPAWHEKAMEAAQDAELSLTIPLLLKTRELGRLAERLRRATDAALEGLSHFVTEPAASKLEKEHPELAARLWRAQGLRILNAGKSKYYDAALRNMERAQILFAKAGLEAEWARTVAEIRGRHHRKSGFISDFERLAAGRGPSTEPSFLERAKARWNRTESE; translated from the coding sequence ATGCGCCGAAAGGCCGACGTCCTGGAGCACACCATCGAGGCCGCCCTCCGGCCCGGGTGCTTCGTCGCATACGGCGAGAGCTGGTCCTTTGTGACCGGCCTCGAAGAGGTTGCAGCTCTGATTGGGGCGCTCGCCGGCACCGAGCCCGCCCGCGCCGCTGCGCTCTATGAGACGTTCCTCGCTGGGTGCCACGAGAAGGCTGAAGAGGTCGACGACTCCGGCGGCGTCTTCGGCCAGTTCGTCGAGGCTCTGTTCCTCGGCTGGGTGAAGGCCCGGCGCGCCGCGGGGGCCGACCCGGACGAGACCTCGGCCCGCCTTCTGGCGTGGATGGAAGAGGATCCCTACGGGTTCTGCCACGGCCTGGAGAAGGAGCTGGTCCGGATGCTCGACCGCCCCGGCCTCGCGGCCTTCGGGCGGCAAGTGCGGGAACGGTTCGATGCGGTGTCGCAGGAACCGGCGAAAGGCGGCTCCTCCGTGCGCGACGCGGCCTACCGGCGCCGTCGCTGGGGTGAGGTCCTGCGGGCCGTCTACAAGGCGCAGCGAAACGACACGGCCTATCTCGCCCTGGCGGAAGCAGCCGGCCTCACCCCGGAGGACTGCCACGCCCTGGCCACCATTCTTGTGGCTCGGAGAAAGCCCGGGGAAGCCCTGGCCTGGGCGGAGCGGGGGATCGGCCTCGCCGGCCAGGGGCCGCGCGGGTTCATGAGCACCGTGGAGCTCACCAACCTCCGTCGCCAGCTCCTCACGAAGCTCGGGCGGGGAGGCGAGGCGCTCGAACACGCCTGGGCCGCGTACCGGGAACACCCCAGCGAGCACGCCTACGACGAGCTGATGGAGCTCGTGGCGAAGGCCGACCGGCCGGCGTGGCACGAAAAGGCGATGGAGGCAGCCCAGGACGCCGAGCTCAGCCTCACCATCCCCCTCCTATTGAAGACCCGGGAGCTCGGTCGCCTGGCCGAGCGGTTGCGCCGAGCCACCGACGCCGCGCTGGAGGGCCTGAGCCACTTCGTCACGGAACCCGCAGCATCGAAGCTCGAGAAGGAGCATCCCGAGCTGGCCGCCCGGCTGTGGCGCGCCCAGGGCCTGCGTATCCTGAACGCGGGAAAGAGCAAGTACTACGACGCCGCCCTTCGAAACATGGAACGTGCGCAGATCCTGTTCGCGAAGGCGGGGCTGGAAGCCGAGTGGGCGCGGACCGTGGCCGAGATCCGGGGTCGGCACCACCGCAAGAGCGGTTTCATCTCGGATTTCGAGAGGCTCGCCGCCGGAAGGGGGCCGAGCACCGAGCCGTCGTTCCTGGAGCGCGCCAAGGCGCGGTGGAACCGGACCGAATCGGAGTAG
- a CDS encoding N-6 DNA methylase codes for MPNIAGLPALLRALRAKLDLTQEQLAERLGVSFATVNRWEGGGTKPQRAAQEAIAALAREAGLEDGAQADETVAPVVRSRGRRAASGATPTTKPMEQMLWDAACSIRGEKDAAKFKDYLLPLLFLKRLSDVFDDEVERLAEEFGDRTTALEIAEADHSLLRFYLPPEARWAVLSGREPHDWPRDEKGRSSAPKDIGEHLTKAVRAVVKHNPSLSGVIDIVDFAAERNGERDVNPAKLRGVVETFSDPRYRLGLADVQPDFLGRAYEYLLRKFAEGSGQSAGEFFTPTEVGFLMAHLLRPKPGNTCHDYACGSAGLLIKLQLVARELDPTSRVPLKLSGQELQAESYAVAQMNAIIHDMEVELQRGDTMINPKFRTSDGRIATHDLVVANPMWNQPFAPDLFANDPFDRFRTAGGVTSGKGDWAWLQHTLACLGDHGRAAVVLDTGAVTRGSGSKNEDRERNIRKWFVDRDLVDGVILLPENLFYNTTAAGVIVVLSKRKPAARKGKIVLVNASRRVKKGRPKNYIPEEDVRPLAALYLKGEAVEGEVAVITREQAVEADYNLSPSRWVGQNGGSKGASVPTLIRELGRLAEEDARLTPQLMRLLQPLARAETEE; via the coding sequence ATGCCAAACATCGCCGGCCTCCCCGCCCTTCTCCGCGCCCTTCGCGCCAAGCTCGACCTGACCCAGGAGCAGCTCGCCGAGCGACTGGGGGTATCCTTCGCCACGGTGAACCGGTGGGAAGGCGGCGGTACCAAACCCCAGCGAGCCGCCCAGGAGGCCATCGCGGCGCTGGCCCGAGAGGCGGGGCTCGAGGACGGGGCGCAGGCGGACGAGACGGTTGCGCCGGTCGTACGTTCCCGCGGGAGACGCGCCGCGAGCGGAGCGACGCCGACCACAAAGCCCATGGAGCAGATGCTCTGGGACGCGGCCTGCTCGATCCGGGGCGAGAAGGACGCGGCCAAGTTCAAGGATTACCTTCTCCCGCTCCTCTTCCTGAAGCGCCTCTCCGACGTGTTCGACGACGAGGTCGAGCGGCTCGCCGAGGAGTTCGGCGACCGCACGACGGCACTGGAGATCGCCGAGGCAGACCACTCGCTCCTGCGCTTCTACCTGCCCCCCGAGGCCCGCTGGGCCGTGCTGAGTGGGCGCGAGCCGCACGACTGGCCCCGCGACGAGAAGGGCCGCTCCAGCGCGCCCAAGGACATCGGCGAGCACCTCACCAAGGCCGTGCGGGCCGTGGTCAAGCACAACCCCTCCCTCTCGGGCGTCATCGACATCGTGGACTTCGCCGCAGAGCGAAACGGCGAGCGTGACGTGAACCCGGCGAAGCTCCGTGGCGTGGTCGAGACCTTCTCGGACCCTCGCTACCGGCTGGGGCTTGCTGACGTGCAGCCTGACTTCCTGGGCCGCGCGTACGAGTACCTGCTCCGGAAGTTCGCGGAGGGCTCGGGCCAGAGCGCGGGCGAGTTCTTCACCCCCACCGAGGTGGGCTTCCTGATGGCGCACCTTCTGCGCCCGAAGCCCGGCAACACCTGCCACGACTATGCCTGCGGCTCCGCCGGGCTCCTGATCAAGCTCCAACTCGTCGCCCGCGAGCTCGACCCCACGAGCCGGGTGCCGCTGAAGCTCTCGGGCCAGGAGCTCCAGGCCGAGAGCTACGCCGTGGCGCAGATGAACGCCATCATCCACGACATGGAGGTGGAGCTCCAGCGCGGAGACACCATGATCAACCCGAAGTTTCGGACGAGCGACGGCCGGATCGCCACCCACGACCTGGTCGTAGCCAATCCCATGTGGAACCAGCCCTTCGCGCCCGACCTCTTCGCCAACGACCCCTTCGACCGCTTTCGCACGGCGGGCGGCGTCACCTCCGGCAAGGGCGACTGGGCCTGGCTCCAGCACACCCTGGCCTGCCTGGGCGACCACGGCCGCGCCGCCGTGGTGCTCGACACCGGCGCGGTCACCCGCGGGTCGGGCTCGAAGAACGAGGACCGGGAGCGCAACATCCGCAAGTGGTTCGTCGACCGCGACTTGGTCGACGGCGTGATCCTCCTTCCCGAGAACCTCTTCTACAACACCACCGCCGCGGGCGTGATCGTCGTGCTCTCGAAGCGAAAGCCCGCCGCTCGCAAGGGCAAGATCGTGCTCGTGAACGCCAGCCGCCGCGTGAAGAAGGGCCGGCCCAAGAACTACATCCCCGAGGAGGACGTCCGCCCGCTGGCGGCCCTGTACCTGAAGGGGGAGGCGGTCGAGGGGGAGGTTGCGGTCATCACGCGGGAGCAGGCGGTGGAGGCAGACTACAACCTGAGCCCGAGCCGGTGGGTGGGGCAGAACGGCGGATCGAAGGGGGCGTCTGTGCCGACTCTCATCCGAGAGCTTGGCCGCCTTGCCGAAGAAGACGCCCGCCTCACCCCGCAGCTAATGCGACTGCTCCAGCCCTTGGCAAGAGCGGAGACCGAAGAATGA
- a CDS encoding restriction endonuclease subunit S: MKAAEWADVPLGDITIWQGGSAFSPVLQGRSAGDIPFYKVSDMNSPANGWSMTQANNYVDESDRNMISGGPKPKGSVVFPKVGAAIHTNKKRQLSRPAFIDNNMMAVWPIDPDRCLPEFLYAFFLNIDLSGLANAGPLPSINGSRLRELVVALPPPQEQRQLVTVFSGLRSSLELEGRLFSAAQDLKRAAMRELFTRGLRGEAQKETEIGLVPESWGVVPFSAVRQWLQYGISTRCSPEPQQYPVLRIPNIEPCRVNVSALKYCGLPDKEAEKYLLADGDLIFIRTNGVIERLGSCAVYSGQPERALFASYLIRARLNQDVDSRYIAFFFGSEVGTALVAGRATPAADGKYNLNTGTIDSLPLPLPPTLDEQREIVAILDALDRKIDLHRRKRAVLEELFKALLHKLMTGEIRVSDLDLSVLEPRCRPADSGPVGEKDDFGT, from the coding sequence ATGAAGGCGGCGGAGTGGGCGGACGTCCCCCTCGGCGACATCACGATCTGGCAGGGTGGAAGCGCCTTTTCGCCTGTGTTACAGGGGCGTTCCGCGGGAGACATTCCTTTCTACAAGGTTTCGGACATGAACTCGCCTGCGAACGGGTGGTCCATGACGCAGGCGAATAACTACGTGGACGAGTCCGACCGTAACATGATTTCTGGCGGACCAAAACCCAAAGGAAGCGTGGTTTTTCCGAAAGTCGGCGCCGCTATTCACACCAACAAGAAGCGACAGCTTTCCAGGCCGGCGTTCATCGACAACAACATGATGGCCGTTTGGCCGATTGACCCAGACCGCTGCCTTCCGGAGTTCCTTTACGCGTTCTTTCTGAACATCGACCTCTCGGGCCTAGCCAATGCGGGGCCGCTCCCGTCGATTAACGGCAGTCGTCTGCGTGAGCTTGTGGTCGCGTTACCCCCCCCCCAAGAACAGCGGCAGCTTGTCACGGTTTTTTCGGGGCTGCGGTCCAGCCTCGAACTTGAGGGCCGCCTGTTCTCCGCCGCCCAGGACCTCAAGCGCGCCGCCATGCGCGAGTTGTTCACGCGCGGGCTGCGGGGCGAGGCGCAGAAGGAGACCGAGATCGGGCTGGTACCGGAGAGCTGGGGGGTCGTTCCTTTCAGCGCCGTGCGTCAATGGCTCCAATATGGCATCTCCACTCGCTGCTCCCCTGAGCCGCAGCAGTATCCGGTTCTTCGGATCCCGAATATCGAGCCTTGCCGCGTGAACGTTTCTGCCCTGAAGTACTGTGGCTTGCCGGATAAAGAAGCCGAGAAGTACTTACTAGCCGACGGAGATCTGATCTTCATCAGAACCAACGGCGTGATCGAAAGGCTCGGCTCTTGTGCTGTCTACTCTGGGCAGCCAGAACGTGCGTTGTTCGCGTCCTACCTGATTCGTGCTCGACTCAATCAGGACGTAGATTCACGATACATCGCCTTCTTCTTTGGTTCAGAAGTGGGGACAGCTCTGGTGGCTGGCCGAGCCACGCCAGCGGCTGACGGGAAGTACAATCTAAACACCGGAACGATTGATTCTCTCCCGCTCCCGCTCCCCCCTACCCTCGACGAGCAGCGCGAAATCGTCGCCATCCTCGACGCCCTTGACCGCAAGATCGACCTGCACCGCCGCAAGCGCGCGGTGCTCGAAGAGCTCTTCAAGGCCCTGCTACACAAGCTGATGACGGGTGAGATCCGGGTCTCGGACCTCGACCTCTCGGTGTTGGAGCCCCGCTGCCGCCCGGCAGACAGTGGGCCTGTTGGAGAGAAGGACGACTTCGGCACGTGA